The Pseudomonadota bacterium DNA window CACCACGGTAAATGACGTGGCGCTGGCGATTTGTGGTGGCGGTTTGCGCAAGTATCTGGAGGCCAAAAACGAATTACCGAAGCGTTCACTGGCGGCAATGGCTCCGATAAACGTGCGCACTCGCGACAAGCTCGGCACGGCGGGGAACCAAGTGTCGCAAATGACGGTGAGAGTGTGCAGTCATATCGAGGACCCCATTGAGCGATTGAAAGCCGTGAGTGAGGGAACGCGCCATGCCAAAGAGCTAACCAATGCAATTGGTGCCAAGAGTATGACCGACTACGCGCAGTTCATTCCCTCAACGTTAACCGCCTCGGCGGCACGCCTAGCGAGTCGGGCCGGCTTGGTTAACCGCATCAAACCCCTCTATAACTGTGTGATCACCAATGTGCCGGGCCCACAGGTGCCGCTGTATTTCACAGGGGCGCGTATGATTAGCTCGTTTGGCATGGGGCCGCCGATCGATGGTACGGGGTTGTTCCACGCCATCGGCAGTTATTGCGGTACGTTTAATATCGCGGTGTGCTGCTGCCGTGAAATGATGCCTGATCCGGCTTTTTACGCCGAATGTTTGCAAGCGTCGTTTGATGAACTCTACGCCGCGACACGCGATCTAGCGCCGGATGAAAAAAAGGCGGTTGCCTCTAAGCGTAAGAAGCGGGCCGCAGTCAAAAAACGCGCGAAGAAGAAAACGGCGCCAACGTCGGTAAGCACAAAGCGCGCGTCGACAACACGAACACGTGCGGCAAGTGAAGCGAATACGCCAGCGGCGCCGGCATCGAGTAAACGTGCGAGTGCCTCCGCCACGACCCGCACTCGAAAGAAGCCGGTCATCAAAAAGCGGGCGAAAAAAAGAACTCAGGCTCAATCCGATCGCAACGACTAATTGAGTTACCGAGAGTTAGGTCTATGAACGAATACCGCACGCATCGCCGACTGGGAGCGCTATGGCGCCGGTGATTGAGACACTACCGCTGCCGCCCGAGCAGTATTTGACCGCCAATGGCCTGCGCTTGGCGTATGAGGAGTTTGGCGCATCGAACGCCGAGCCGATTCTATTGATCATGGGTCTTGGTACGCAGATGATCGCGTGGCCAGATGAATTTTGCCAAGGTCTTGCTGACCTGGGTTATCGGGTGATTCGATTCGATAATCGCGATATTGGTCTGTCCGACAAAATTGAGGTTGCGGATCCGATTTCCATTGTGTCGTTGGCGCTGCGTGCGCGCCTCGGTTTGTCGGTCAAAGTGCCCTACACACTGCACGACATGGCCCAGGACAGCGTCGGCGTATTGGAGGCGTTACACCTTGACTCGGCTCATATCGTGGGCGCGTCGATGGGCGGCATGATCGGGCAGATCATCGCGGCCCGGCACAGTGACCGAGTGCGTACGCTCACTTCGATCATGTCGACTTCCGGCAATCCTCGCTTACCCGGAGCGCGGTGGCGCGCCACCCGTCAGCTCTTATCCAGACCCAAAAACGCCAGTGAGGAGCAGCTGCTGACTCATGCATTGCGCACGTGGTCGATCATCGGCAGCCCAGACTTTCGGCCCTCCGAACACGACCTGCGCCAGCGATTACTGCGCTCGATGCGTCGCTCAATGTATGCGCCCGGATACCGCCATCAGCTCGCCGCGATTATCGAAAATGGCGATCGGCGGGCGTTACTGAGTGAAATCCAAGCGGCAACGCTCGTGTTGCACGGTCGCGAAGACGTGTTGATTCCGGTTGAGGGCGGCATTGACACGGCCAATTGCATCGCGCAAGCAGAGCTGACGATTTACGAAGGCATGGGGCACGATTTGCCGCGCGAGTTGGTGCCACGGTTTATTCGGCGCATCGACACACATATCCGCTCAAACTAAAACGCACTCGCCAAATCAGCGAAGTGGCTGGCTCGGACCCTACCGATGATGGCGCGTAAACCGCCAGTAGCCGCATTTGATTGCCCGACAGCGCAAAAATCCGACGACGATTTTGCCGCTTGAGAGGCCAGCAATGGCAGGATTCGCGCATCCTTGATTCCCTGCGGTGTATACTCCTTGCTCTTATTATTGGCGTCACACAACGTGGCGGGTTACTGGGGACGAGATCACTGTGAGTAACGAGAAGAAATACGACATCGTAGTGTACGGGGCAACGAGTTTTGTTGGTCAGATATTGGCCAAATATATGCACGAGCAATTTGGCGACACAGCGTTAACGTACGCACTAGCAGGCCGATCACTCAGCAAGCTGGAGTCAGTGAAGGCCGAGCTTGGCACGCCGGATCGCGACGTGATTGTGGCCGATGCAGCCGATGAAGATGCGCTCACGGCCATGTGCGAAAACGCTCGCGTTGTGATTTCGACGGTGGGCCCGTACGCACTATACGGCGAACCACTGGTGAAGATTTGTGCGCAAACGGGCACCGACTATTGCGATCTGACCGGTGAAACACAATTTATCAAGCGCATGCAGGATCGCTACGCCGATTTAGCGGCTCAATCGGGCGCGCGCATTGTGCATTGCTGTGGGTTTGATTCGATTCCCTCTGATCTGGGCGTGCATTTTCTGCAAAACCGCGCAGTCGAACAATTTGGCAAAACCTGTCCCGATGTAAAAATGCGTGTGGCCGTTATGAAGGGGGCAGCGTCCGGCGGTACGATCGCGAGCATGGTCAATATTTTTAAGGAAATTAAGAAGGATAAGACTGTGCGCAAGGTGCTGGTCGATCCGTATGCGTTGTGTCCCCAGGGTCATGGTTTTACGGCTCGGCAGCACAACACCAAAATGGAATACGACGACGATGTCGAGAGTTGGTTAGCGCCGTTTGTCATGGCGGGTATCAACACGCGCATCGTTCATCGCTCAAATGCCCTGAGCGCTAAACGCTACGGCGATCAATTCTTATACGAAGAAGCCATGATGACCGGTAGCGGCAAGGCTGGGAAAAGCCGAGCGCGAAAAATGTTGTGGGGCTTGGGTGCGTTCATGGCGGGTGCATCGATGGGGCCGATACGCTGGATGTTAGAGCGTTTTATTTTGCCTAAGCCGGGCAGTGGACCGACCCCCGAGCAGCAGGTGAAGGGCAAATATGTACTGCTGTTTCGAGGCACAACCGAAGACGGCGACACGATAAAGACGCGTGTGACCGGTGACCAGGATCCGGGATACGGCTCAACCGCAAAAATGCTGGGACAGGCGGCCGCGTGCCTCGCTCAAGATGTGGCGACGGACACGCCGGGCGGCTTTTGGACCCCGGCAACACTGCTGGGCGACAAATTAATCGATCGCCTTGAATCGCACTCAGGCGTGACGTTTAAAGTCGACTGAACAGGCGAACTAACAGAGCGGGCGCCTAAGGTGCGCCCGCGCGTTACGCAGTGTATTTTGGTTAGGCTTGATAAGCCCAGTGCGGCGTGACATCACTCAAGCCAGCCATTCGCTTGACGACGCGCATCACCTGGCAGCTATAGCCAAATTCATTGTCGTACCACACATATAAGATTGCGCGATTATCCGAGACGATCGTGGCCTGCGCATCGACCACACAGGCTGCGCGCGATCCAACCAGGTCGGTCGACACGATTTCCTTAGACTGCGTGTAGTCGATCTGATGTTGCAGTTCGGAGAACAGCGACTGTTTGCGCAGGAAGTCATTCAAGTTTTCGCGATCGGTGTCTTTGTCGAGCGTGAGTGTAAGAATGGCGAGCGACACATTGGGCGTGGGCACGCGAATGGCGTTGCCCGTGAGTTTGCCGCCGAGTTCTGGATAGGCCTTAGCCACCGCGCTGGCGGCGCCGGTGCTCGTAATAACCATGTTGAGCGCTGCGCTTCGGCCTCGACGATCAGCTTTGTGATAGTTGTCAATAAGGTTCTGGTCATTTGTAAACGAATGAACCGATTCAACGTGGCCGTTCACAATGCCGAACTCTTCGTTTAGTGCTTTGAGCACCGGCGTAATAGCGTTGGTTGTGCAACTCGCCGCGGATAAGATGCTGTCGGACGCGTCGATTTGCGCATGGTTGACGCCGTAAACAATATTCTTGATGTCGCCTTTGCCCGGTGCCGTCAGGACGACTTTCTTCACCCCATTGGCCTTAAGATGCAGCCCAAGACCGTCGGGGTCCCGCCACTTACCGGTGTTATCGATCACAATGGCATTGGTGATCCCGTACTGTGTGTAGTCGATTTCGTCGGGGCTATTGGCGTAAATCATTTGAATGAACGCGCCGTTGGCTTTGATCGCATTACGCTCGTTATTCACAGTAATGCTGCCGTTGAACGGGCCGTGGATTGAATCACGACGCAAGAGACTCGCGCGTTTCTCCAGATCACCGTCCTTGCCGCCGCGCGTGACAATGGCCCGAAGTCGCAGCGAGTTGTTACGACCTTGGCGTTCGATGAGCAGTCGTGCCATCAGTCGACCGATGCGGCCAAACCCGTACAACACGATATCAACGGGTTCCCGTGTATCTGTTATGCCAACGATGTCTTTAAACACATCATCGAGATAGGCGTCAATCGCCGCGTCCGAGTCGTTTTCGTACTGGTAGTGATACGCGAGCTTGCCAAGATCGAGTTCGATAGGGGGCAGGGCTCGCTGGGCGATGGCCGCCAGTAGTGGATAGCTCTCGCGTAATCGCAGCTTTTGGCCCTTGTGTAGCCGCACGCTGCGGTGCGCCTTGATGATGTCAATCGCGCTGGCGCCAACGAGTGAGCGACCGAATACGGTGGTTTCCACCGACTGCTCACGGTACAGCTTGCCAACCAGTGGCTGCATGAGCTCGGCGTATTCCTGACGTTCCATCCAGCTATTGAGCAGTTGTTGTTCCAGTTCCTGATTCACGTTGGGGCCTCGTTTGTTTTTGAGTGTGCGGCTCGGATCGTTACGGTGGCCACTCTCGCTGCCACACGCTGTCATAATCGGCGCTCACTGCGGCGCGTGCCGACTTTGAGCGAGGCGTAGTGTAATGAAAAGCGCAAGCCTATCCAACCAACTGGCGCACGCATTCACACGTTTTTTTACCTTGTTGCGTTGATCTTGTGATGCCGGCCAAAATGGCAACGTTGTCATTTTCGGTATCGGGGTGCCGAAAGCCATTCAGGCGTGAGGCCCACGCGATTAGGCAAGAACCGTCTAATGATTGTCAGCGACTATCGATCGTGGTTGGTCCGCCCATTATGCGACGCATGCCGGTGGCAGCGCTGCGTCGAGTCGTCGCCTGATTCGTCCTCAATTTGGGAAAGGCCTGGTTCGATGGGGGTGACGGGTCATGACCGTTGGAACGGCGCGACAGACGAAGTGAATGTGCCTGAATTAAGCTAGAGTAACGTTTTTGTGGTCCGGTTCAGGCGTATGGAAAATCTCAGAAAGTTTTATATCGATGGCAAGTGGGTGACGCCGCATAGCGCGCAGTCGTTTGCGGTCACGAACCCGGCGACTGAGGAGATTATCGACACGATGATTCTGGGCGACCGGAAGGATGTTGACCGCGCGGTAGAGGCGGCGTTACGCGCGTTTTATTCGTTTAGTCAAACCACGAAAACGGATCGCCTCGACTTGCTTCAGGCGCTGTTGGTCGAGAGTCGCCGACGCATGGACGACATGGTTCAGGCGATGACCCTCGAAATGGGTGTACCGGTCACGTTCTCTCGAGAGATGCAGGCCGATGCGGCAATCGGTCATTTGGAGGGCTTTATCGAGGCCCACAAAGCGCAAGAGCTGCGTGAGGATCTGGGTAACGGCGATGTCATTGTGCGCGAACCCATCGGCGTTTGTGGTCTGATCACGCCTTGGAACTGGCCTATCAACCAGGTGGCGCTCAAGGTGATACCGGCGATTGCAACGGGCTGCAGCTGCATTTTAAAGCCGTCGGAATACACGCCGCTGTCGGCTGTCGTTTACGCTGAGATTATTGATGCGGCAGGCATTCCAGCGGGTGTATTTAACCTGGTCCAAGGCGATGGCCCCACCGTGGGTGCCGGGCTTGCGGCGCACCCCGATGTGCACATGATGTCGTTTACCGGATCGTCGCGTGCCGGCAAAGCCGTAATGAAAGCATCGGCCGATACGATAAAACGCGTCACGCTTGAGCTCGGTGGTAAATCTCCCGACCTGGTTTTTGCGGACTGTGATGTGCCGGTAAGAGTGCGCGATACGGTGCTGAATTGTTTTAGTAACACCGGTCAATCGTGTGATGCGCCGACACGCATGCTCGTGGAACGAAGCGTGTATGACCAAGCGGTAGCGATTGCGCGAGACACGGCGTTGTCTCAGCGTGTCGACGACCCGAATAAAGAAGGTGATCATCTGGGACCGTTATTTGATCAAATTCAGTACGACCGTGTTCAGCGGCTCATCCAGATTGGCCTTGATGAGGGCGCCAAACTCGTCGCAGGCGGCTTAGGACGACCGGATGGTTTCGATCGAGGCTGGTATGTTAAGCCGACTGTGTTCGCCGATGTGAACAACACCATGGAGATTGCCCAGGAGGAAATCTTCGGGCCAGTAATCGTCTTAATGCCGTTTGACTCCGAAGAGGAAGCGATCGAGATTGCCAACGACACGCCGTATGGGCTGGCTGCGTATATCGAATGCGGCGATCCAGCACGCGCCGAGCGAATTGCCGCTCGATTACGGGTTGGGGCCGTGCATATAAACGGCGCGGGCTACCAGTATGGATCACCGTTCGGTGGCTATCGTCAGTCTGGCAATGGTCGCGAAGGGGGAATGATGGGACTCGAGGACTATCAGGAGGTCAAGACGCTGCATATTGCGTAGCGGCGTAGTCCTATGGTTGCGTCCCGTGTGTGTGGATGTCACCCTCTTTTTCGCACTTTCGTGGAGTGAATATGACGCGAACCTACCCAACCCACTTTGGCGCACGGCCATGATGTCGTCGCATACCGACACACTCGCTGGCGTAGGTGGCGCTCTTCATTACCAAGACTGGCGACCCGATGGTGTCGTCCGCGCGGTGCTGGTGATCGTACATGGTGCGGCCGAGCATGGGGGGCGTTACGCGCCCCTTGCCGAACAGGCCGTGGCGCGCGGAATGGCGGTAGCGACAGTAGACCTGCCGGGACATGGTCAGTCCGACGGTGCCCGTTGCAGCGTCGCACATATGAATGTGTTTGTTGATGCTGTGCAACGTGCCGACGCAACGATTCGCCAACGCGTAAAAGACGCAATGGTGGACAGCGCCAGCGCAACACAACCGCCGTACTTCTTGCTCGGCCATAGTATGGGTGGACTGGTCGCGGCACTCCATTTGGAACAGTCGGAATCGATGTACGCAGGCGCGGTTTTTTCAGGTCCGGCATTGGCCCTTGAGCCGCCGCCGCCGCGCCTGCAGGTCGCCATTGTCAACCGATTGGCGAAGTGGCTGCCGACCCTGGGTGTGGTGCAGCTCGATGCGAATTTGGTTAGTCGCGATGAGCGTGTCGTGAAGCGGTATCGAGAGGATCCGCTTGTCTACGGCGGAAAGCTCACGGCGAGCCTTGTGGCGGCGATGTTTGCGGGCATGGCGCGTGCACAGGCTTCCTTGCCGATGCGTCGACTGCCGATCCTAGCGCTACATGGTGGGGCGGATGGGTTAGTGCCGCCCGCTGCTTCGGAGCTTCTCGTCGCTCGCGCAGGATCGGATGACATGACTCGGCGTGTGTACCCCGGGCTGTACCATGAGGTGTTCAACGAGCCCGAGGGCGCAACGATCATCGATGAGATGCTCGATTGGGTGGAAGCGCGTGCGTCAGGAAGCGCCACCTGAGACGGCGAGATACAAGAAATTGATGATCAATAGGATCGTGAACACATCAATAAGCCAGCCGTGATGACGATCGGTCATCTTGGTCAAGACGCGTTTGCCGAGCCAATTTCCCGGAACGGTAAACAGTCCAATGAGCACGCCCAGTATCAAACCATCGGTATCAATAAGCGCACCCGCGCTGAATACGGCGAGCTTCGCGGCGTTCATGACGAGCGTGATCACGGCCATCGTGCCGACAAAAGTCAGGCGATTCATGCCCGTACCCAACAAAAAGGGCGCCAGAAAGAAACCGGGTCCAATAACATTGCCTGCTAACATTCCCCAAATCGCGCTTGCACCGGCAAGGACTGGACGAGAGGTCTTGAGTTGGCGTGCGTTGGCCCAGCGTTTGACAGGCAATGAGCACGCCAAAAACAGGGCGAATACAAGCGCGATGGTAACCTCGCTGATACGCGTAAAGACCCAGGCCCCCAGGACGATGGTGGGCAATCCAAATAGCAGCACGAGCGTGGCCGTCGACCAATCGGTGGCGCGGCGGAACAATAAAACACGACTGCCGTGACTAAATAGCAGTGCACACGTCATCACCGGCACCGCGGCTTTAATTCCAATCGCATGCGCCAAAATCGCGGCCATCACCACGCCGCCGGCGAGTCCCACGCTCCCGTGGAGCACGCCCGTCAAAAACGCGGCGACGAATAGAACAATGAGTGTGAGCGTCGACAACTCTGCCATGGCGAGAGTATACCGTTGGCGACGCCTTGAAGCGTGTCGCTATGAGCCAGCACCATGCCGTCCGGGGTAAGGTGACGCGCTGTGTCCGTGGCGTGGTAGGCGTACACTGACGAACATGATCAACGGCAAGCGAAAGTAAACGGGCGTGGCAACACCGTCTTCCATCAAAGAAGTGGTCGAGAATGGTCTGTGCATCGGCTGCGGTCTGTGTGAAGCACTCAGCCACGGACGCGTGTCAATGCGCATGAGCGCGGTCGGAGGACTGCGCCCTCAACCGTTGGAAGCGTTTAGCGAGGTCGAAGAACAAACCGTGCTGGCGGCCTGTCCAGGAGCGGCCGTGGCGACGCGCGACGAACGCAGTGCTTATCACGATTCTGTCTGGGGCGGCTACGAATCGCTACTGACCGCCTGGGCTGTTGACCCGCTTGTTCGGTTCACCAGCGCAACGGGTGGCGTGCTAACTGCACTGGCACAACATCTTCTTGAGCAGGACGAGATTGCATTCGTGCTGCATGTGGGGGCGGATGCCGAGCGTCCGTTACGCAATCGCTGGGTTATGAGCGAGACAAAGGAGGATGTGATGGCGTTTAACGGTTCGCGATACGCGCCTGTTGCGCCGCTTGCCGGATTGGCGGTGGCGCTTGAGCGCGAAGAGCCCTTCGCGATCGTCGCCAAGCCCTGCGATCTGAACGCCGTGGCGGGGTTGGCGAAATACGATCAGCGTGTCGACGCGCTTTGCCGTTTTCGACTCGCGTTGGTATGCGGTGGGCAGTCTAGATTGAGTAAGACGCTGGACTTACTTGAGCGCTTTGATGTTCCTGCGGACGCGGTGAAAGAGGTGCGTTATCGCGGTAACGGCAATCCCGGTCCAACGCGGGTCACGACGCATGAAGGAATCGATCATTGCGTGAGCTATAACGACCTGTGGGCAGACGAATCAAGTTGGAACCTGGAGTCTCGATGCACGATTTGCCCGGACGCGTTGGGCGAAGCCGCCGACTGTGCTGCGCTCGACATATGGCCGGGAGGCGGTCCGACGGGGGAAGACGAAGGCTTTAATGGACTGGTCGTACGTTCATCCAGGGGTGCCAAGCTCCTGCAGTCGGCGTTCGACCACAAAGCGCTCGATCAAGGTGCGCCGTTGACCATCGACGAGCTTAATGACTGTCAGCCTCATCAGGTTCGAAAAAAGTACGCGTTGCGTGCGCGATTGCGCGCGCTGGAGGAAGCGGGTAAACCGGTGCCCGACACAACGGGCCTACGATTGACCGTTCTGAGCAAATACTTGAGTCCCGCGCAACGCGACGAAGTCAAGCAGGGCACTCGCGTGCGAATTCGGCGAGGACGGTTTACCGAGCGCGTCAAGAATGTTGATCCATAACGCCTGGCCTGGACCACCCCGATTTGCGCAGACGGGCCGACCCCGGCGGTCCAGCGAACGTCACATCGCCGATGAAATTGCGCGGAAACCGGGTCAAATTGCGCTCCTAAGCTGTTAAACATAATAAGCTTCTGGCGGGTTGGCTGGACGCTGGGTATAATGCTGCAACCGCACAAGGCCGTGCAATAATTCAAAAAACGAGGCGCGCCTATGCCAAAACAAACCCGACGTCAGCTCGATAAAGCCATGCACAATGCTCCCAGCTATGCCGCCTGGGTGCGAGCCGCCAAGGCGCATGATGAACGCTCGGGCAAAGCGCGCTGGCGGGAGAAAGTTAAGTCTCCGCTCTACGACTTCACGGCGATCCAGCGGCGACTGGAAGAACTTCGTGCGTTGCGCCAAAAGGGCGACCATCGCAATCTCCTCTACACCCTTAATCAGGGTATTCATGGCAACTTGGGCGGCATGGGCAGTAGCAAGCTGTATCGTCAGTCGCGATTTGGCACCAAGAACTTGGTGAATGATTACATCGATGAAGTGGTTGCTGCGCTTGAGCATATTGCGCAAACGCGCTCGCGCAGCATCACCTTTGCGGAGCGACTCGAGTTTTTTCGACGCGCAAACCACTGCTTTGGACAGTCCGCATTGATGTTGAGCGGTGGCGCAACGCTGTCGCATTTTCATGTTGGTGTGGCCAAAGCGCTCAGCGACGAATCGTTGCTGCCGTCGGTAATTTCAGGATCCAGCGGCGGCTCGCTTGTAGCAGCGGTGTTGGGGACGCATAGCGATGACGATTTGGACTATTTTTTCGAACCGTCGAACTTGGTGATGGAGGCCAAAACCGAGGCAGGCTGGATGCAGAACCTCCTGCCCTTCGTCGCGCCGCGAATGGATGTGCGCGACCTCGAGGAGGTGCTCGAGCGGGTGTTGCCCGATGTAACGTTTGCCGAGGCCTATGAGATCAGCGGACGCTACATTAATGTGTCGATCGCGCCATACGAACAGCATCAATCATCGCGGTTGATGAATGCCATCACCTCGCCAAACGTATATGTGCGCAAAGCCGTGATGGCGTCGTGCGCGATTCCAGGTGTGTTTCCAGCGGTAACCCTGGAAGCAAAAAGTGTGAAAACAGGAAAACGGCGCGCGTATTTGCCGCGGCGCAAATGGATTGACGGATCGATGAGTCAGGATATGCCAGTGAAGCGACTGTCGCGTTTATACGGCACAAACCACTACATCGCCAGTCAGGTGAATCCGCATGTATTGTGGTTTTTGCAGGACCCGAAAGGGCGCCAGAACTTGTGGACCACCGGATTCAATGCTGCTTTTCGAAGTTATCAAGAGTGGTTACGCGCGACTCAGCCTCTCACGCACAAACTGGTGCGTTCGTTTCCGCCCGTCGAGTATCTCTATCGCAGCTTTTACTCGGTGGCGACGCAGGAATACACCGGCGATATCACAATCACACCCCGCTCACGTTGGTTTAATCCGACGCGGTTGCTGACGCGATTGACGGAAAAAGAGCTGATGGCGCTGATCACCGAAGGCGAACAAGCGACCTATCCTAAAATTGAGATGGTGCGAAACTGCACGAAGATCAGTCGGGCACTAAAGCAGATACTGAATGATTATGAGCGTCGCGCACTGCGTGGTACTCACAAACAACAAGGCGCTAAGCTCGTTGCGGTGAAATAGTCCGCACGTCGTAATCCGCATCGTTCGTACCGACCCACGAAGATCCCCGCCCTTCGAATACGACGCCCAAGCCGTTCACGCCAACCGTCTCGTCCTCTATGACACGCTTACGGCGTGTTAATGACGACCGGATTGGCCACGGTGCGCACGCGCGTGTTGTCGATCACGGTGTCTTGGCAAAGTTGGCGCGCGACGACTTGTGGATCACGGAACACCTCGTCGAGCGTGTTGATCGGCCCAGCGGGCACGCCCTTGAGCGTCAGTAAATCAAGCCACACTTTCGCGGACTTAGTCACAAGCACATCGGTCATTCGGGCAGCCAGCTCGTCACGATGGATCACACGCGATGCGTTGTGGTCAAAGCGGCTGTCGTCTGCCCACGATGGTTGCTCAAGCACGTTGCATAATTGACTAAACTGAGCGTCGTTACCAACCGCGATGATGATGGGTTCCGATGCGGTGCTAAACACTTGGTATGGCGCAATGTTGGGATGCGTGTTGCCAATGCGCCCAGGCACGTCACCCCCATTGAGATAGTTCGCGGCTTGATTCGCCAGCATGGCCACCTGCACATCGAGCAGCGAGATATCGATATGGCAGCCGCGACCGGTAGTATCCCGTGACCGCAGTGCGGCGAGTATGGCGGTTGAGGCATGCAGTCCGGCGAATAGGTCGCTCACGGCCACGCCGGCGCGCATCGGCTCGCCCCCGTCACAATCGGGCGCACCCGTCACACTCATCAGCCCAGACAGGCCTTGGATAATGAAATCGAAACCGGGTTGATGGCGATAGGGACCCGTCTGTCCAAAGCCTGTGATTGAGCAATAGACGAGCGCAGGGTTGTCTTTCTTTACTGATGCATAGTCGAGACCGTAGCGCGTCAAGCTATCCACTTTGTAGTTTTCGATCAGCACATCCGCGTCAGCGGCGAGTGCCTTAACGATTTGCAATCCTTCGGGCGTTTTAAAGTCGGCGCGAATAATGCGCTTGCTGCGATTAGCGCAATAAAAATAGGCAGCATTATGCGCGTTGCGTTCTGTGTCGGCGACAAAGGGCGGTCCCCAACGGCGGGTGTCATCGCCGCGCGGATGTTCGACTTTGGTTACTTGGGCGCCGAAGTCTCCGAGCATCTGGGCGGCAAATGGGCCGGCCAGGATACGCGATAAATCCAGCACCTTAAGATCATTAAGCAAACCGGTGCGGGCGACACGATTCACGAATCCAGGCCGCCCATACACAGATACTTGATCTCCAGATAGTCATCCAAACCATATTTCGACCCTTCGCGACCCTGCCCGGATTCCTTGACGCCGCCAAACGGGGCCATTTCATTTGAGATCACGCCTTCGTTGATGCCGACGATCCCGTATTCGAGCTGTTCGCTGACGCGCCAGATGCGACCGATGTCACGGGCGTAAAAATAGCAGGCCAGACCAAATTCAGTGTCGTTCGCAAGCTGGATCGCTTCCTCTTCAGTATCGAATGTGAATATCGGCGCCACGGGTCCAAAGATCTCTTCTCGAAATACGCGCATCGACGTGGTTGTCTGCGTGAGAACCGTGGGCTCGATAAAACAACTTCCGGCAGGGTGAAGCGAGCCCCCACATTCGACTTTAGCGCCATGACTGACGGCATCCTCGATTAGCGCTAACACGCCTTGTGCTGCGCGATCGTGAATGAGGGGGCCGACTTGTGCGTTTTCATCGGTTCCTTCTCCTACAATCAATGCGCGCGCGGCGGCACTAAACCGTTTGACAAACTCATCGTGAATCGACGACTGCACGAGCAGTCGGTTCGCGCACACACAGGTTTGACCGGCATTGCGAAACTTACACAAAATCGCGCCGGCAACCGCCGCGTTCAAGTCCGCATCGTCAAAGACGATGAAGGGGGCGTTGCCGCCAAGTTCCATCGACGTGCGCTTCACGGTTGCGGCACATTCGGCCATAAGCTGTTTGCCCACCGGTGTCGAGCCGGTGAACGTCAGTTTACGCACCAGCGGATTGGCCGTGAACTCAGCGCCGATCTGTGCGGTGTGGCCGCTCACAACGTTGATGACGCCTGCAGGCACGCCGGCTCGCTCAGCAAGCTCCGTAAAGGCATACGCCGACAGCGGCGTTTCATTGGCAGGCTTGCACACCACGGTACAGCCAGCAGCGAGCGCGGGCGCGATTTTGCGCGTCAGCATGGCATTGGGAAAGTTCCAGGGTGTAATGCACGCCACCACACCAACCGGCTGTTTGATCACGACCAAGCGTTTGTCCGATCCTGGCGCCGGAATGGTATCGCCATACACGCGCTTGGCTTCTTCACTGAACCATTCGATGTAATTGGCGCCATAGGCAATCTCGCCGCGCGCTTCGGCGAGTGGCTTGCCCTGTTCGGCGGTAAGTATACGTGC harbors:
- a CDS encoding CaiB/BaiF CoA-transferase family protein; this translates as MNRVARTGLLNDLKVLDLSRILAGPFAAQMLGDFGAQVTKVEHPRGDDTRRWGPPFVADTERNAHNAAYFYCANRSKRIIRADFKTPEGLQIVKALAADADVLIENYKVDSLTRYGLDYASVKKDNPALVYCSITGFGQTGPYRHQPGFDFIIQGLSGLMSVTGAPDCDGGEPMRAGVAVSDLFAGLHASTAILAALRSRDTTGRGCHIDISLLDVQVAMLANQAANYLNGGDVPGRIGNTHPNIAPYQVFSTASEPIIIAVGNDAQFSQLCNVLEQPSWADDSRFDHNASRVIHRDELAARMTDVLVTKSAKVWLDLLTLKGVPAGPINTLDEVFRDPQVVARQLCQDTVIDNTRVRTVANPVVINTP
- a CDS encoding NAD-dependent succinate-semialdehyde dehydrogenase, translated to MTLALNDPELLRTRAYINGQWVGSASGETFNVLNPASGDVIATLPQCGTAEARQAIEAAESALSSWRAQPAKSRAAILRRWFELMMAAQEDLARILTAEQGKPLAEARGEIAYGANYIEWFSEEAKRVYGDTIPAPGSDKRLVVIKQPVGVVACITPWNFPNAMLTRKIAPALAAGCTVVCKPANETPLSAYAFTELAERAGVPAGVINVVSGHTAQIGAEFTANPLVRKLTFTGSTPVGKQLMAECAATVKRTSMELGGNAPFIVFDDADLNAAVAGAILCKFRNAGQTCVCANRLLVQSSIHDEFVKRFSAAARALIVGEGTDENAQVGPLIHDRAAQGVLALIEDAVSHGAKVECGGSLHPAGSCFIEPTVLTQTTTSMRVFREEIFGPVAPIFTFDTEEEAIQLANDTEFGLACYFYARDIGRIWRVSEQLEYGIVGINEGVISNEMAPFGGVKESGQGREGSKYGLDDYLEIKYLCMGGLDS